Proteins encoded by one window of Emticicia oligotrophica DSM 17448:
- a CDS encoding family 16 glycoside hydrolase, with translation MKLRFFAFIIFLGASLQSYAQGFAMNKLPLDNWEMGNWKQVESVDNPFKKKRVINAGNKFLYADTPGKISSKLTTADAKIKFDFMLGTTSEAIYYIQGKYGVLLSNIRTSGSIITNDGSLKLPSQNAGRTAGLWQTLEITFSSASYGNALIIEKVSLNDVVIHQGYVINTDGKNEGPISFENKVGSVAIKDLEYLKYGNEKPLKLSNLTYELYETYDWDKQFAKKNEKPNDSGKANELTKDYGVGFNRFLLVFQGNLEVEKDGNYSLIADCAGKESVTVDGKEIIPMADESYRKQRIAYLTLSKGTHKIEIKYIKVWWKAELGLFAAGPEIRPYALHAETSLPTPQAIGEIDVNPKNDVEIIRSFVMFNGKKRIHAISIGTPQGMHYSYDLDQAAILYAWKGEFADVTEMFYERGEPQLLEAKGVRTKFSGKPSVFVLSDANSTSPDSLDAYKELIYKGYSIDEGGLPTYKYQYAGGNFTQKISTNNEGISISINATGAQNLYYKLGEGKSISQIEKGRYLVDNQYVLIDSKSKPIIRNSKVGQELIIPLNGSLTYSVSW, from the coding sequence ATGAAACTACGCTTTTTTGCCTTCATCATATTTTTGGGGGCAAGTTTGCAAAGCTATGCACAAGGTTTTGCAATGAATAAACTTCCGCTAGATAATTGGGAAATGGGTAACTGGAAACAAGTGGAAAGTGTTGATAATCCTTTTAAGAAAAAAAGGGTCATCAATGCTGGAAATAAATTCTTGTATGCCGATACTCCTGGTAAAATTAGCTCAAAGCTAACAACTGCCGACGCAAAGATTAAGTTTGATTTTATGCTTGGCACTACAAGCGAAGCCATTTACTACATTCAGGGCAAATATGGTGTTTTACTAAGTAATATTCGTACCAGCGGCTCTATTATTACCAATGATGGTTCGCTCAAATTACCTTCACAAAATGCGGGTCGAACGGCAGGTCTTTGGCAAACACTTGAAATCACTTTCTCATCGGCTTCTTATGGCAATGCTCTAATCATAGAAAAGGTTTCCTTAAATGATGTAGTGATTCATCAAGGTTATGTGATTAACACCGATGGCAAGAACGAAGGACCAATTTCTTTTGAAAACAAAGTTGGCTCAGTTGCTATTAAAGACTTAGAATACTTAAAGTATGGCAACGAAAAGCCACTCAAATTAAGTAATTTAACCTATGAACTCTATGAAACCTATGATTGGGACAAACAGTTTGCGAAGAAAAATGAAAAACCTAATGATAGTGGAAAAGCCAACGAACTAACCAAAGATTATGGTGTAGGCTTTAACCGCTTCTTATTAGTTTTTCAAGGAAATCTTGAGGTGGAAAAAGATGGAAATTATTCGCTCATCGCTGATTGTGCTGGAAAAGAATCTGTAACTGTTGATGGTAAAGAAATTATCCCAATGGCTGATGAAAGCTATCGAAAACAACGCATTGCTTATTTGACTCTAAGCAAAGGAACTCATAAAATTGAAATAAAATATATCAAAGTTTGGTGGAAAGCAGAACTTGGACTCTTTGCTGCGGGTCCCGAAATTAGGCCGTACGCTCTTCACGCTGAAACCTCACTTCCAACGCCACAGGCCATTGGTGAAATTGATGTAAATCCCAAAAATGATGTAGAAATCATTCGTTCGTTTGTAATGTTCAATGGGAAGAAACGCATTCATGCTATTTCGATTGGAACTCCTCAAGGAATGCATTATTCGTATGATTTAGACCAAGCTGCTATACTTTATGCTTGGAAAGGTGAATTTGCCGATGTAACAGAGATGTTCTATGAGCGTGGAGAACCACAATTATTAGAAGCAAAGGGTGTTCGCACGAAGTTTTCTGGAAAACCTTCGGTATTTGTATTAAGTGATGCCAACTCTACATCACCAGATTCACTTGATGCATACAAGGAATTGATTTACAAAGGATATTCGATTGATGAAGGAGGTTTACCAACATATAAATACCAATATGCAGGTGGAAACTTCACCCAAAAGATTAGTACAAATAATGAAGGTATTTCAATTAGTATTAATGCTACTGGTGCTCAAAATCTTTACTATAAACTAGGTGAAGGCAAGAGTATTAGCCAAATCGAAAAGGGTAGATACTTAGTTGATAATCAGTATGTACTAATTGATTCAAAAAGCAAGCCCATCATTCGTAATTCAAAAGTGGGACAAGAGTTAATTATTCCACTCAATGGCTCATTAACTTATTCAGTTTCTTGGTAA
- a CDS encoding nucleotidyltransferase family protein, with protein MSKPTLLILAAGMGSRYGGVKQLDKFGPNGETIIDYSIHDAIKAGFGKIVFIIREELQADFEEIFGPKLAGKIEYDFAIQGVQRYVPAEFGNVERTKPWGTGHAVLCAWEQTQTPFAVINADDFYGYEGFKIMADFLSNNTDETCHAMVGYQIKNTLSENGSVSRGVCEVDDNGFLKVVTERTKIYRQADNTIVYEEGEKLTVLDDNTPVSMNFWGFMPNVFPVINEMFKEYSAKNIDSPKAEFYIPTVMTYLIQNGLGKCKVFSNESEWFGVTYPEDKPTVMEALQKLSGLY; from the coding sequence ATGTCAAAACCAACATTACTTATTTTAGCAGCCGGAATGGGCAGCCGCTATGGCGGAGTTAAACAATTGGATAAATTTGGTCCCAATGGTGAAACCATTATTGATTATTCAATTCATGATGCCATTAAAGCCGGTTTTGGTAAAATAGTTTTTATTATCAGAGAAGAATTACAAGCCGATTTTGAAGAAATATTTGGACCAAAACTGGCGGGTAAAATTGAATACGATTTTGCGATTCAGGGAGTACAAAGATACGTTCCGGCTGAATTTGGAAATGTGGAGCGAACAAAACCGTGGGGAACAGGTCATGCAGTATTATGTGCTTGGGAACAAACTCAAACCCCATTTGCAGTTATTAATGCCGATGATTTTTATGGCTATGAAGGCTTTAAAATTATGGCTGATTTTCTTTCGAACAATACTGATGAAACATGCCACGCAATGGTTGGGTATCAGATTAAAAATACGCTTTCAGAGAATGGTTCTGTTTCAAGAGGTGTTTGTGAAGTTGATGATAATGGATTCTTGAAAGTAGTTACTGAGCGTACGAAAATCTATCGTCAGGCAGATAACACGATAGTTTATGAAGAGGGAGAAAAATTGACAGTTTTAGATGATAATACACCAGTTTCCATGAACTTTTGGGGTTTTATGCCAAATGTTTTTCCTGTTATTAATGAAATGTTTAAAGAATATTCTGCCAAAAATATTGATTCTCCTAAGGCCGAGTTTTACATTCCAACCGTTATGACTTATTTGATTCAGAATGGTTTGGGCAAATGCAAGGTATTTTCAAATGAATCAGAATGGTTTGGGGTAACTTACCCAGAAGATAAACCAACTGTGATGGAGGCTTTACAAAAACT
- a CDS encoding plastocyanin/azurin family copper-binding protein — protein sequence MKKILVLFCLLGLSEVFAQTRPLVEEDFYRIVTLPIPEGVKLEVGGLAVMPDGRLGVATRRGDVWLVSNPYMKNGTKPTYKRFASGLHEPLGLAFINGNLWATQRGEVTILKDTNGDELADEYEAFQKFPLSGNYHEYSYGPVVLPDNDMIFTLNLGWIGRGASLSKWRGWMLKVSPDGKVTPWATGLRSPAGFGALKSGDIFYTENQGDWVGSGRMTHLEKGDFAGNPEGLKWTSEPDSPLRTKPSDIPDTGEPLYEAAKRVPSIKVPAVWFPHTLMGISTADIIEDNFGGKFGPFEGQLFVGDQGHSKIMRVYLEKINGKYQGICFPFREGFQSGILRMRWGLDASMFVGMTSRGWSSTGKDEFGLQRLEWTGKTPFEMKTVKSMPDGFLIEFTQPVNKATALAVESYKINSFTYKYHHNYGSPIINAKELKIKGIQVADDGMSVRLAIDSLRLGYIHEIRLEGVKNSEERPLLHTFGYYTLNNINTAAAPLDLSKFAVMEKSAHEGHNMANMGKAVNVVSAKRVNEMPEDWGGKVDQTLSIGTKPGLKFDVAKFQVKAGSKIRLIFNNNDDMLHNLVIVKPKTVNKVGEAAFGMGLDGEAKAYVPDLEEVLFHTGLMQPESQETIYFVAPSTPGDYTFVCTYPGHYSIMQGTIKVVK from the coding sequence ATGAAAAAAATATTAGTTCTATTTTGCTTATTAGGTTTGAGTGAAGTATTTGCTCAAACCCGACCATTGGTAGAAGAAGATTTCTATCGAATTGTCACTTTACCTATTCCCGAAGGCGTAAAACTAGAGGTGGGTGGTTTGGCCGTAATGCCAGATGGCCGCTTGGGCGTAGCAACCCGCCGAGGCGATGTTTGGTTGGTATCAAATCCTTACATGAAAAATGGCACAAAACCCACTTACAAACGTTTTGCGTCTGGTTTACATGAACCGTTGGGTTTAGCTTTTATCAACGGAAATTTATGGGCAACTCAACGTGGTGAAGTAACCATCTTGAAAGATACCAACGGAGATGAATTGGCCGACGAATATGAGGCTTTCCAAAAATTCCCACTCAGTGGCAATTACCACGAATATTCTTATGGCCCCGTTGTTTTACCTGATAATGATATGATTTTTACCCTAAACTTAGGTTGGATAGGTCGTGGAGCAAGTTTATCAAAATGGCGTGGTTGGATGCTCAAAGTTTCACCAGATGGAAAAGTAACCCCTTGGGCTACTGGCTTACGTTCGCCTGCAGGATTTGGGGCATTGAAAAGTGGAGATATTTTCTACACTGAAAATCAAGGAGACTGGGTTGGTTCTGGGCGTATGACTCACCTTGAAAAAGGCGACTTTGCAGGAAATCCAGAAGGTTTGAAATGGACATCTGAGCCAGATTCGCCACTTCGTACAAAACCATCTGATATTCCAGATACTGGAGAACCACTTTATGAAGCGGCTAAGAGAGTACCAAGCATAAAAGTACCGGCTGTTTGGTTTCCACATACACTCATGGGCATTTCTACTGCAGACATAATTGAAGATAACTTTGGCGGAAAATTTGGCCCTTTTGAAGGACAATTATTTGTGGGAGACCAAGGTCACAGCAAAATTATGCGTGTGTATCTAGAAAAAATAAATGGTAAATATCAAGGTATTTGTTTTCCTTTTAGAGAAGGTTTTCAGTCGGGAATTTTACGTATGCGTTGGGGACTAGATGCATCTATGTTTGTGGGTATGACAAGCCGTGGTTGGTCATCAACGGGTAAAGATGAGTTTGGTTTACAACGCTTAGAATGGACAGGTAAAACGCCATTCGAGATGAAAACGGTTAAATCAATGCCCGATGGTTTTTTAATAGAGTTTACTCAACCTGTTAATAAAGCAACAGCTTTGGCAGTAGAATCGTACAAAATCAATAGTTTTACTTACAAGTATCATCATAACTACGGAAGTCCAATTATTAATGCCAAGGAACTAAAAATCAAAGGTATTCAAGTAGCAGACGACGGTATGAGTGTTCGTTTGGCCATTGATTCTTTGCGATTAGGCTACATTCACGAAATTAGACTGGAAGGAGTAAAAAATTCAGAAGAGCGTCCACTTTTACATACCTTTGGTTATTATACACTCAATAACATCAACACTGCGGCGGCTCCACTTGATTTGAGTAAATTTGCAGTAATGGAAAAGTCAGCTCATGAAGGACACAATATGGCCAATATGGGTAAAGCAGTTAATGTAGTTTCTGCAAAACGTGTGAACGAAATGCCAGAAGATTGGGGCGGTAAAGTTGACCAAACGCTCTCGATTGGCACGAAACCAGGTTTGAAATTCGATGTTGCAAAATTCCAAGTGAAAGCAGGAAGCAAAATCAGATTAATATTCAATAATAATGACGACATGCTTCATAATTTGGTAATTGTTAAACCAAAAACTGTGAATAAAGTTGGTGAAGCTGCTTTTGGAATGGGTCTTGATGGCGAAGCAAAAGCTTATGTACCAGATTTAGAAGAAGTTTTATTCCATACTGGCCTTATGCAACCAGAAAGTCAAGAAACCATTTATTTTGTTGCTCCAAGCACTCCGGGGGATTATACTTTTGTGTGTACTTACCCTGGCCACTACTCCATTATGCAGGGAACCATCAAAGTAGTCAAATGA